A single genomic interval of Musa acuminata AAA Group cultivar baxijiao chromosome BXJ3-4, Cavendish_Baxijiao_AAA, whole genome shotgun sequence harbors:
- the LOC103980924 gene encoding uncharacterized protein LOC103980924, whose product MDPCPFVRLIVESLALKLPTMAKPVGPGVHPSATPCFCTVQLQDRPSSYCSVPLPLAVDPTSSTNLIDAPTSSSSSSPVIISVEPAAWQRSSGKRASLEVSVYVGRTGSTCGFSSGRLLGRVRVAVDLETAATRAAVVQSGWVSMGSQTSAARLHLVVRTEPDPRFVFQFGGEPECSPVVYQIQGKCASGQSGCVRQPVFSCRFTADRRRTTISRSLPTKRSFKRCLSFGGERDHEIRWEQRKGWTVTIHDLSGSPVAAASIVTPFVPSPGSDRVSRSNPGAWLILHAIGPSTTNWKPWGRLEAWRERGPADALGLRFELVTDAGPNSGLPIAESSLSVRKGGEFCIDPTVVAGAVMPGSWPFVGGFVMAAAVEGQGKASKPTVQVGLQHVSCMADVALFIALSAAIDLSMDACQSFSQKLRSELCPDQQEYNSL is encoded by the exons ATGGATCCCTGCCCGTTCGTTCGGCTGATCGTGGAATCTCTTGCGTTAAAGTTGCCGACGATGGCGAAGCCGGTTGGGCCCGGCGTCCACCCCTCCGCCACCCCATGCTTCTGCACCGTCCAACTCCAAGACCGCCCTTCCTCCTACTGCTCGGTCCCTCTCCCTCTCGCCGTCGATCCCACCTCGAGCACCAACTTAATAGATGCACcaacctcctcctcatcctcctctccgGTCATCATTAGTGTCGAACCAGCCGCGTGGCAGCGGTCATCGGGCAAGCGGGCAAGCTTGGAAGTGTCCGTGTACGTGGGCCGGACTGGGAGCACGTGCGGGTTTAGCTCCGGCCGGTTGCTCGGCCGAGTCAGGGTGGCGGTGGACCTCGAGACGGCGGCCACGCGGGCGGCGGTCGTGCAGAGCGGGTGGGTCAGCATGGGAAGCCAGACGTCGGCGGCGCGGCTCCACCTGGTGGTGCGGACGGAGCCAGATCCGAGGTTCGTGTTCCAGTTCGGAGGCGAGCCGGAGTGCAGCCCGGTGGTGTACCAGATCCAAGGAAAGTGTGCCAGCGGCCAGAGTGGGTGTGTTCGCCAGCCGGTGTTCAGTTGCCGCTTCACCGCCGACCGCCGGCGGACCACCATATCCCG CTCACTGCCAACCAAAAGAAGCTTCAAAAGATGCTTATCCTTCGGCGGAGAAAGAGACCACGAGATCAGGTGGGAGCAACGCAAGGGCTGGACTGTGACGATTCACGACCTCTCTGGATCCCCAGTGGCTGCCGCGTCGATCGTTACCCCCTTCGTCCCCTCCCCCGGCTCGGACCGCGTCTCTCGGTCGAACCCCGGCGCATGGCTCATCCTCCATGCCATCGGCCCCTCCACGACCAACTGGAAGCCGTGGGGACGGCTGGAGGCCTGGCGCGAGAGAGGCCCGGCCGACGCCCTGGGCCTCAGGTTCGAGCTGGTGACGGACGCCGGACCCAACAGCGGACTCCCCATTGCCGAGTCGTCCCTCAGCGTCCGCAAAGGCGGCGAGTTCTGCATCGACCCAACCGTCGTCGCGGGGGCCGTCATGCCGGGCTCGTGGCCCTTCGTCGGAGGTTTCGTCATGGCGGCAGCGGTGGAAGGCCAAGGGAAGGCCAGTAAGCCAACAGTTCAAGTTGGGTTGCAACACGTATCGTGCATGGCCGACGTCGCGCTTTTCATAGCGTTGTCAGCGGCCATCGATCTTAGCATGGATGCGTGTCAGTCGTTCTCGCAGAAGCTAAGGAGCGAGCTCTGCCCAGACCAGCAAGAGTATAATAGCCTTTGA
- the LOC135636220 gene encoding ATP-dependent 6-phosphofructokinase 6-like isoform X1: MSTEAVESQQVVVESDYDSPTWRQLSDFSVTVTGNNFPSHASYADLRLSSVRDMGSVARADRKVVQGEFGYVLEDVPHFTDYLPDVPTYPNPLQDNPAYSVVKKYFVNEDDTVPQKIVVQKNSPRGIHFRRAGPRQRVYFEPEDVYACIVTCGGLCPGLNTVIREIVCGLSYMYGVKKIVGIQGGYRGFYSRNTIPLTPKSVNDIHKRGGTILGTSRGGHDAIKIVDNIQDRGINQVYIIGGDGTQKGASVIFEEIQRRGLEVAVAGIPKTIDNDIAVIDKSFGFDTAVEEAQRAINAAHVESESVENGIGVVKLMGRFSGFIAMYATLASRDVDCCLIPESPFYLEGRGGLFEYIEKRLKDNGHMVIVVAEGAGQELIADSVRSMGHEDASGNKLLLDVGLWLSQKIKNYFTSRQRMTINLKYIDPTYMIRAIPSNASDNVYCTLLAQNAVHGAMAGYTGFTIGVVNGRHTYIPFYRVTEKRNKVIITDRMWARLLSSTNQPSFLSAEYIEEIKTPREPPK; this comes from the exons ATGAGCACCGAGGCTGTTGAGTCCCAGCAAGTTGTCGTGGAATCGGACTACGATTCCCCCACCTGGCGGCAGCTCAGCGATTTCAGTGTTACGGTCACCGGCAACAACTTCCCGTCGCACGCCAGCTACGCGGATCTGAGGCTGAGTTCCGTGAGGGATATGGGAAGCGTTGCGCGAGCTGACAGGAAGGTCGTCCAAGGGGAGTTCGGCTACGTTCTTGAAGACGTGCCCCATTTCACCGACTACCTCCCTGATGTGCCG ACATACCCAAATCCACTGCAAGATAATCCAGCCTATTCAGTCGTCAA GAAGTATTTTGTTAATGAGGATGATACCGTTCCACAAAAG ATTGTGGTTCAGAAAAACAGCCCAAGGGGAATCCATTTTCGACGAGCTGGGCCTCGTCAGAGG GTATACTTTGAACCAGAAGATGTTTATGCATGCATTGTAACATGTGGAGGCCTTTGCCCTGGGCTTAATACAGTGATCAGGGAGATTGTATGTGGGTTGTCCTACATGTATGGTGTCAAGAAAATTGTTGGTATACAG GGCGGATATAGGGGATTCTATTCTCGGAACACTATACCTTTGACGCCAAAGAGCGTCAATGACATTCACAAACGGGGTGGCACAATACTTGGCACATCACGAGGTGGTCATGATGCTATAAAGATAGTTGACAACATTCAGGATCGTGGTATTAATCAG GTTTATATTATTGGAGGCGATGGGACCCAAAAGGGAGCTTCTGTGATTTTTGAG GAAATTCAAAGACGTGGCCTCGAAGTTGCTGTTGCTGGGATTCCTAAGACAATAGACAATGACATTGCG GTTATTGACAAATCCTTTGGTTTTGATACTGCTGTTGAAGAGGCTCAGCGTGCCATCAATGCTGCACATGTAGAATCTGAAAGTGTCGAGAATGGTATTGGTGTTGTGAAGCTAATGGGCCGCTTCAGTG GGTTCATTGCAATGTATGCTACCCTTGCTAGCAGAGATGTG GACTGCTGCTTAATTCCAGAGTCACCATTTTATTTGGAAGGCAGAGGTGGACTATTCGAATATATAGAAAAGCGGCTTAAAGACAACGGGCACATGGTTATTGTTGTTGCTGAGGGTGCTGGCCAAGAACTTATTGCTGATAGTGTTCGGTCCATGGGACACGAGGATGCTTCTGGAAACAAGCTGCTTCTTGATGTAGGACTTTGGTTATCTCAGAAGATAAAG AATTACTTTACGAGCAGGCAAAGGATGACAATTAATCTTAAATATATTG ATCCTACATACATGATCCGTGCAATTCCAAGTAATGCCTCCGACAATGTCTACTGCACACTTTTGGCACAAAATGCTGTTCACGGGGCCATGGCAGGATACACAGGTTTCACTATCGGGGTAGTTAATGGCCGGCACACTTACATCCCATTTTAT AGGGTAACAGAAAAGCGAAACAAGGTCATCATAACTGACAGAATGTGGGCGAGGCTTCTATCTTCCACCAATCAACCAAGCTTTTTGAGCGCTGAATACATTGAAGAAATAAAAACACCAAGAGAGCCACCAAAATAG
- the LOC135636973 gene encoding RGG repeats nuclear RNA binding protein A-like: protein MATVNPFDLLVDDDSEDPSQLIAAHQQKIASKKPAATAAPQAPAKLPTKPLPPAQAVRESREVRNTTGVRGGAGRGGPGRGRGGRGGSMSQNRDFGNGYIGGASRVSEGADGTGGGEDGRLQERERPPRQPFSGGRRGGFGGRGGYGNEEAGGDSERPPRRFYERRSGTGRGYEMKRNGAGRGNWGSATDESILQENEEIITAGDKTVATEKQVEPEEVPSSDVNKENKEGAANDAEEKEEDKEMTLEEYEKVREEKRKALAAMKSEERKVEIDKELQSMKQLSLKKENDDIFVKLGSDKDTGKKKENTDRDERNKKPMSINEFLKPSEGERYYNSGGRGRGRGRGGRGQFRGGFMGGVSTFTTDAPSIEDPGQFPTLGGK from the exons ATGGCCACCGTCAATCCCTTCGATCTCCTCGTAGATGACGACAGCGAGGACCCGTCGCAGCTCATCGCTGCCCACCAGCAGAAGATCGCCTCCAAGAAGCCCGCTGCGACCGCTGCACCTCAGGCGCCGGCGAAACTTCCGACCAAGCCGCTTCCTCCTGCTCAAGCCG TGCGAGAGTCAAGGGAGGTGAGGAACACTACCGGGGTACGTGGCGGGGCTGGCCGAGGTGGGCCTGGTCGTGGTAGGGGTGGACGAGGAGGTTCGATGAGTCAAAATCGTGATTTTGGAAATGGGTACATCGGTGGAGCTTCACGAGTGTCTGAGGGTGCTGATGGTACCGGAGGAGGCGAAGATGGTAGACTTCAGGAGAGGGAACGCCCTCCACGTCAGCCATTCAGTGGTGGCCGTCGTGGTGGATTTGGTGGCCGTGGTGGATATGGGAATGAGGAGGCTGGAGGTGACTCTGAACGTCCTCCACGGAGGTTCTACGAACGGCGGAGTGGCACAGGCCGTGGATACGAGATGAAACGCAATGGAGCAGGCCGTGGGAACTGGGGATCTGCCACTGATGAGTCTATTCTGCA AGAAAACGAAGAAATTATTACTGCGGGCGACAAGACTGTTGCAACTGAGAAGCAGGTGGAACCGGAAGAAGTGCCATCATCTGATGTGAACAAGGAAAACAAAGAGGGTGCAGCAAATGAtgcagaagagaaggaagaggataaG GAGATGACATTGGAGGAGTATGAGAAAGTGAGGGAGGAGAAAAGAAAAGCCTTAGCAGCAATGaagagtgaggagagaaaggttgaaATTGACAAGGAATTGCAGTCCATGAAGCAACTCTCATTGAAGAAAGAAAATGATGACATCTTCGTTAAGCTT GGTTCTGACAAGGACAcaggaaagaagaaagaaaatactgATCGGgatgaaagaaacaaaaaa CCCATGAGCATCAACGAGTTTTTAAAGCCATCTGAAGGAGAAAGATACTATAACTCGGGTGGTCGTGGCCGCGGAAGAGGGCGAGGTGGTCGTGGACAATTCAGAGGTGGTTTCATGGGTGGGGTTTCAACTTTCACAACTGATGCTCCATCGATCGAGGATCCTGGACAGTTCCCCACGCTCGGGGGGAAGTGA
- the LOC135636220 gene encoding ATP-dependent 6-phosphofructokinase 3-like isoform X2, translating to MCRKYFVNEDDTVPQKIVVQKNSPRGIHFRRAGPRQRVYFEPEDVYACIVTCGGLCPGLNTVIREIVCGLSYMYGVKKIVGIQGGYRGFYSRNTIPLTPKSVNDIHKRGGTILGTSRGGHDAIKIVDNIQDRGINQVYIIGGDGTQKGASVIFEEIQRRGLEVAVAGIPKTIDNDIAVIDKSFGFDTAVEEAQRAINAAHVESESVENGIGVVKLMGRFSGFIAMYATLASRDVDCCLIPESPFYLEGRGGLFEYIEKRLKDNGHMVIVVAEGAGQELIADSVRSMGHEDASGNKLLLDVGLWLSQKIKNYFTSRQRMTINLKYIDPTYMIRAIPSNASDNVYCTLLAQNAVHGAMAGYTGFTIGVVNGRHTYIPFYRVTEKRNKVIITDRMWARLLSSTNQPSFLSAEYIEEIKTPREPPK from the exons ATGTGCCG GAAGTATTTTGTTAATGAGGATGATACCGTTCCACAAAAG ATTGTGGTTCAGAAAAACAGCCCAAGGGGAATCCATTTTCGACGAGCTGGGCCTCGTCAGAGG GTATACTTTGAACCAGAAGATGTTTATGCATGCATTGTAACATGTGGAGGCCTTTGCCCTGGGCTTAATACAGTGATCAGGGAGATTGTATGTGGGTTGTCCTACATGTATGGTGTCAAGAAAATTGTTGGTATACAG GGCGGATATAGGGGATTCTATTCTCGGAACACTATACCTTTGACGCCAAAGAGCGTCAATGACATTCACAAACGGGGTGGCACAATACTTGGCACATCACGAGGTGGTCATGATGCTATAAAGATAGTTGACAACATTCAGGATCGTGGTATTAATCAG GTTTATATTATTGGAGGCGATGGGACCCAAAAGGGAGCTTCTGTGATTTTTGAG GAAATTCAAAGACGTGGCCTCGAAGTTGCTGTTGCTGGGATTCCTAAGACAATAGACAATGACATTGCG GTTATTGACAAATCCTTTGGTTTTGATACTGCTGTTGAAGAGGCTCAGCGTGCCATCAATGCTGCACATGTAGAATCTGAAAGTGTCGAGAATGGTATTGGTGTTGTGAAGCTAATGGGCCGCTTCAGTG GGTTCATTGCAATGTATGCTACCCTTGCTAGCAGAGATGTG GACTGCTGCTTAATTCCAGAGTCACCATTTTATTTGGAAGGCAGAGGTGGACTATTCGAATATATAGAAAAGCGGCTTAAAGACAACGGGCACATGGTTATTGTTGTTGCTGAGGGTGCTGGCCAAGAACTTATTGCTGATAGTGTTCGGTCCATGGGACACGAGGATGCTTCTGGAAACAAGCTGCTTCTTGATGTAGGACTTTGGTTATCTCAGAAGATAAAG AATTACTTTACGAGCAGGCAAAGGATGACAATTAATCTTAAATATATTG ATCCTACATACATGATCCGTGCAATTCCAAGTAATGCCTCCGACAATGTCTACTGCACACTTTTGGCACAAAATGCTGTTCACGGGGCCATGGCAGGATACACAGGTTTCACTATCGGGGTAGTTAATGGCCGGCACACTTACATCCCATTTTAT AGGGTAACAGAAAAGCGAAACAAGGTCATCATAACTGACAGAATGTGGGCGAGGCTTCTATCTTCCACCAATCAACCAAGCTTTTTGAGCGCTGAATACATTGAAGAAATAAAAACACCAAGAGAGCCACCAAAATAG
- the LOC103980922 gene encoding inositol oxygenase 1, translating to MTVIVPEPVHEENHNSVEEQQKDGGALDLEGEFVVPGSNAFGHSFRNYEKETARRATVEEFYRVNHIYQTYDFAKRKKEEYGKLQKGEMSIWECVELLNEFVDESDPDLDEPQIEHLLQSAEAIRRDYPDQDWLHLTALIHDLGKVLLHPTFGGEPQWCVVGDTFPLGCAFDESIVHHRYFKENPDYNNSLFRTRLGVYTENCGLDKVTMSWGHDEYMYLVMKGNETKLPPAALFIVRFHSFYALHHSVAYTYLMNEDDREMLKWLLVFNKYDLYSKSKVKIDLEEVKPYYLSLIGKYFPEKLRW from the exons ATGACGGTCATCGTCCCCG AGCCGGTTCATGAGGAGAACCACAACTCGGTGGAAGAACAGCAAAAGGATGGCGGAGCTTTGGATCTCGAAGGAGAATTTGTAGTGCCCGGCAGCAACGCTTTTGGTCACTCCTTCAG GAACTATGAGAAAGAGACCGCAAGAAGAGCAACAGTGGAGGAGTTCTACCGTGTCAACCACATCTACCAAACATACGATTTC gccaagaggaagaaggaagagtatGGGAAGCTGCAGAAGGGGGAGATGAGCATATGGGAATGCGTGGAGCTTCTCAATGAGTTCGTCGACGAGAGCGATCCAGACCTTGATGAGCCCCAGATCGAACACCTTCTTCAATCCGCCGAGGCCATCCGCCGAGACTACCCAGATCAAGACTGGCTTCACCTCACCGCTCTCATCCATG ATCTGGGCAAAGTACTGCTGCACCCTACTTTTGGTGGAGAGCCCCAATGGTGTGTGGTTG GGGATACGTTTCCCTTGGGCTGTGCATTCGACGAATCCATCGTTCACCATCGG TATTTTAAGGAGAACCCAGATTACAACAACTCACTGTTCCGCACGAGATTGGGAGTGTACACAGAGAACTGCGGGCTCGACAAGGTCACCATGTCTTGGGGCCACGATGAGTACATGTACCTG GTGATGAAGGGGAATGAGACGAAGCTTCCCCCTGCAGCACTCTTCATCGTGCGCTTCCACTCCTTCTATGCCTTGCACCATTCTGTTGCCTACACCTACCTCATGAACGAGGATGACCGAGAGATGCTCAAGTGGCTTCTGGTCTTCAA CAAGTACGATCTCTACAGCAAGAGCAAGGTGAAGATAGATCTGGAGGAAGTGAAACCATACTATCTGTCTCTTATTGGGAAG TACTTCCCGGAAAAGCTGAGATGGTGA